In Uranotaenia lowii strain MFRU-FL chromosome 2, ASM2978415v1, whole genome shotgun sequence, one genomic interval encodes:
- the LOC129749212 gene encoding brachyurin-like: MKVLIVLCAIAAGVSAKFLDIDWSRVNPIEEFDHYWARIPADWQWMRGLEVDRRITNGVEAHPGQFPYQVIVLSDFPMGTGFCGGSLLNTHCVLTAAHCVDGASGGIAIMGAHNRNLVEAEQQRISFVHHGIHIHEEYVSTNIRNDVAVIRLAGDVVYTPRIQPVHYTHDNTNTFSGVTGTVSGFGRTSDTSQDLSSVLRYTSNPIMTNADCLASWGGNTDLIQAQNICLSGVNGRSACGGDSGGPLTVAGDRDHHEHHDHPSDTVQVGIVSFGSAAGCATGMPSVYARVSIFSAWIDLHTDHDHHH; the protein is encoded by the coding sequence atgaaagttttgattgttttgtgtGCGATTGCGGCAGGAGTCTCTGCCAAGTTTCTCGATATCGATTGGTCTCGAGTGAACCCGATTGAAGAATTCGATCATTACTGGGCGCGCATTCCGGCGGACTGGCAATGGATGCGTGGACTTGAGGTGGATCGCAGAATTACAAACGGTGTCGAAGCTCATCCAGGGCAGTTCCCATATCAGGTGATTGTACTGAGTGATTTTCCAATGGGGACTGGTTTTTGCGGAGGAAGTCTTCTGAACACCCACTGTGTACTGACAGCAGCCCACTGTGTCGATGGAGCCAGCGGTGGTATTGCCATAATGGGAGCTCACAATCGGAACCTAGTTGAAGCGGAACAACAGAGGATCAGCTTTGTGCATCATGGGATTCACATCCATGAAGAGTACGTGTCTACCAATATCCGGAACGACGTTGCAGTTATACGCTTGGCCGGTGATGTTGTTTATACGCCACGCATTCAACCGGTGCACTACACACATGATAATACCAACACCTTTTCCGGGGTTACTGGAACCGTATCCGGATTTGGTCGCACCTCCGATACGAGTCAGGATTTATCCAGCGTTCTGAGATACACCTCGAATCCTATAATGACCAATGCCGATTGTTTGGCCAGCTGGGGTGGAAACACCGACCTTATTCAGGCACAGAACATTTGTTTGAGCGGTGTCAATGGGCGATCGGCATGCGGTGGAGATTCCGGTGGACCATTGACTGTTGCTGGCGATCGAGATCATCACGAGCATCACGATCATCCTTCTGACACCGTTCAGGTAGGAATTGTTTCGTTTGGTTCTGCTGCGGGATGTGCTACAGGAATGCCATCGGTTTATGCTCGCGTGAGTATTTTTTCTGCCTGGATCGATCTCCACACCGATCACGATCACCATCACTGA